One window of Candidatus Zixiibacteriota bacterium genomic DNA carries:
- a CDS encoding methyltransferase, giving the protein MELLTLDKLPKNVLEKLDLQSAHRASAVIIAAEKFGLFRKLSGKKLTSGEIGKRTGIHANYRDFFLGTLVGLGMLWKKDGRFSNTKLAEKYFVKIRSEEWTRCYSAEMIAELESFSCLMQVLESGKSSDQIRATKSEDYVEAMKKDPKRARDFTYMLYYYHQPHAGRLADMVDLSRCKQLLDIGGGSGVMTIALAKKHRGFKATILDIEPVCRTARKIIRNNKLQDRIDTQTGDIFEDIPDGYDHILTSDIGTPLYELLDHIYPRLPFGGKLIMADIFFSDDLTAPLERLFWKLISTDRRVYPIGKFITKLRKLGFKSIKKRKVYEDMWLLTAVKK; this is encoded by the coding sequence ATGGAGCTACTGACACTCGACAAACTGCCTAAAAATGTCCTCGAGAAACTGGATCTCCAGAGCGCTCATCGCGCCTCGGCAGTAATAATCGCCGCTGAGAAATTCGGGCTGTTTCGCAAACTCTCCGGCAAGAAACTGACCTCCGGCGAGATCGGTAAACGGACCGGGATCCATGCCAACTACCGCGATTTTTTCCTGGGGACTCTGGTCGGGCTGGGGATGCTTTGGAAAAAAGACGGCAGGTTTTCAAATACGAAGCTGGCGGAAAAATATTTCGTCAAAATAAGGTCAGAAGAATGGACCAGGTGCTATTCTGCTGAAATGATCGCTGAGCTGGAGAGTTTCAGTTGTCTCATGCAAGTCCTCGAAAGCGGAAAAAGCTCTGACCAGATCCGCGCGACAAAAAGCGAGGATTATGTCGAGGCGATGAAAAAAGATCCGAAACGGGCGCGCGATTTCACATATATGCTCTATTATTATCATCAACCTCATGCCGGAAGATTAGCTGATATGGTTGATCTCTCAAGATGTAAACAGCTTCTGGATATAGGCGGCGGCTCAGGGGTGATGACCATCGCGCTGGCGAAGAAACACAGAGGATTTAAGGCCACAATCCTGGATATCGAACCGGTCTGCAGGACAGCCAGAAAAATCATTCGCAACAATAAGCTTCAGGACAGAATCGATACACAAACCGGCGATATCTTCGAAGATATTCCGGATGGTTACGATCATATCCTGACCTCGGATATCGGGACTCCGCTCTATGAACTGCTCGATCATATCTACCCGCGGCTACCGTTCGGTGGAAAACTAATTATGGCAGACATTTTTTTCTCCGATGACCTCACCGCACCTCTGGAAAGGCTATTCTGGAAACTCATTTCAACAGATCGCAGGGTTTACCCGATTGGAAAATTCATCACTAAGCTTCGTAAACTCGGTTTCAAGTCGATCAAAAAGCGAAAAGTCTATGAAGATATGTGGCTTTTAACAGCAGTAAAAAAATAA